Proteins encoded in a region of the Homo sapiens chromosome 9, GRCh38.p14 Primary Assembly genome:
- the PIGO gene encoding GPI ethanolamine phosphate transferase 3, catalytic subunit isoform X1, with amino-acid sequence MQKASVLLFLAWVCFLFYAGIALFTSGFLLTRLELTNHSSCQEPPGPGSLPWGSQGKPGACWMASRFSRVVLVLIDALRFDFAQPQHSHVPREPPVSLPFLGKLSSLQRILEIQPHHARLYRSQVDPPTTTMQRLKALTTGSLPTFIDAGSNFASHAIVEDNLIKQLTSAGRRVVFMGDDTWKDLFPGAFSKAFFFPSFNVRDLDTVDNGILEHLYPTMDSGEWDVLIAHFLGVDHCGHKHGPHHPEMAKKLSQMDQVIQGLVERLENDTLLVVAGDHGMTTNGDHGGDSELEVSAALFLYSPTAVFPSTPPEEPEVIPQVSLVPTLALLLGLPIPFGNIGEVMAELFSGGEDSQPHSSALAQASALHLNAQQVSRFLHTYSAATQDLQAKELHQLQNLFSKASADYQWLLQSPKGAEATLPTVIAELQQFLRGARAMCIESWARFSLVRMAGGTALLAASCFICLLASQWAISPGFPFCPLLLTPVAWGLVGAIAYAGLLGTIELKLDLVLLGAVAAVSSFLPFLWKAWAGWGSKRPLATLFPIPGPVLLLLLFRLAVFFSDSFVVAEARATPFLLGSFILLLVVQLHWEGQLLPPKLLTMPRLGTSATTNPPRHNGAYALRLGIGLLLCTRLAGLFHRCPEETPVCHSSPWLSPLASMVGGRAKNLWYGACVAALVALLAAVRLWLRRYGNLKSPEPPMLFVRWGLPLMALGTAAYWALASGADEAPPRLRVLVSGASMVLPRAVAGLAASGLALLLWKPVTVLVKAGAGAPRTRTVLTPFSGPPTSQADLDYVVPQIYRHMQEEFRGRLERTKSQGPLTVAAYQLGSVYSAAMVTALTLLAFPLLLLHAERISLVFLLLFLQSFLLLHLLAAGIPVTTPGPFTVPWQAVSAWALMATQTFYSTGHQPVFPAIHWHAAFVGFPEGHGSCTWLPALLVGANTFASHLLFAVGCPLLLLWPFLCESQGLRKRQQPPGNEADARVRPEEEEEPLMEMRLRDAPQHFYAALLQLGLKYLFILGIQILACALAASILRRHLMVWKVFAPKFIFEAVGFIVSSVGLLLGIALVMRVDGAVSSWFRQLFLAQQR; translated from the exons ATGCAGAAAGCCTCAGTGTTGCTCTTCCTGGCCTGGGTCTGCTTCCTCTTCTACGCTGGCATTGCCCTCTTCACCAGTGGCTTCCTGCTCACCCGTTTGGAGCTCACCAACCATAGCAGCTGCCAAGAGCCCCCAGGCCCTGGGTCCCTGCCATGGGGGAGCCAAGGGAAACCTGGGGCCTGCTGGATGGCTTCCCGATTTTCGCGGGTTGTGTTGGTGCTGATAGATGCTCTGCGATTTGACTTCGCCCAGCCCCAGCATTCACACGTGCCTAGAGAGCCTCCTGTCTCCCTACCCTTCCTGGGCAAACTAAGCTCCTTGCAGAGGATCCTGGAGATTcagccccaccatgcccggctctacCGATCTCAGGTTGACCCTCCTACCACCACCATGCAGCGCCTCAAGGCCCTCACCACTGGCTCACTGCCTACCTTTATTGATGCTGGTAGTAACTTCGCCAGCCACGCCATAGTGGAAGACAATCTCATTAAGCAGCTCACCAGTGCAG GAAGGCGTGTAGTCTTCATGGGAGATGATACCTGGAAAGACCTTTTCCCTGGTGCTTTCTCCAAAGCTTTCTTCTTCCCATCCTTCAATGTCAGAGACCTAGACACAGTGGACAATGGCATCCTGGAACACCTCTACCCCACCA TGGACAGTGGTGAATGGGACGTGCTGATTGCTCACTTCCTGGGTGTGGACCACTGTGGCCACAAGCATGGCCCTCACCACCCTGAAATGGCCAAGAAACTTAGCCAGATGGACCAGGTGATCCA GGGACTTGTGGAGCGTCTGGAGAATGACACACTGCTGGTAGTGGCTGGGGACCATGGGATGACCACAAATGGAGACCATGGAGGGGACAGTGAGCTGGAGGTCTCAGCTGCTCTCTTTCTGTATAGCCCCACAGCAGTCTTCCCCAGCACCCCACCAGAG GAGCCAGAGGTGATTCCTCAAGTTAGCCTTGTGCCCACGCTGGCCCTGCTGCTGGGCCTGCCCATCCCATTTGGGAATATCGGGGAAGTGATGGCTGAGCTATTCTCAGGGGGTGAGGACTCCCAGCCCCACTCCTCTGCTTTAGCCCAAGCCTCAGCTCTCCATCTCAATGCTCAGCAG GTGTCCCGATTTCTTCATACCTACTCAGCTGCTACTCAGGACCTTCAAGCTAAGGAGCTTCATCAGCTGCAGAACCTCTTCTCCAAGGCCTCTGCTGACTACCAGTGGCTTCTCCAGAGCCCCAAGGGGGCTGAGGCGACACTGCCGACTGTGATTGCTGAGCTGCAGCAGTTCCTGCGGGGAGCTCGGGCCATGTGCATCGAGTCTTGGGCTCGTTTCTCTCTGGTCCGCATGGCGGGGGGTACTGCTCTCTTGGCTGCTTCCTGCTTTATCTGCCTGCTGGCATCTCAGTGGGCAATATCCCCAGGCTTTCCATTCTGCCCTCTACTCCTGACACCTGTGGCCTGGGGCCTGGTTGGGGCCATAGCGTATGCTGGACTCCTGGGAACTATTGAGCTGAAGCTAGATCTAGTGCTTCTAGGggctgtggctgcagtgagctcattCCTCCCTTTTCTGTGGAAAGCCTGGGCTGGCTGGGGGTCCAAGAGGCCCCTGGCAACCCTGTTTCCCATCCCTGGGCCCGTCCTGTTACTCCTGCTGTTTCGCTTGGCTGTGTTCTTCTCTGATAGTTTTGTTGTAGCTGAGGCCAGGGCCACCCCCTTCCTTTTGGGCTCATTCATCCTGCTCCTGGTTGTCCAGCTTCACTGGGAGGGCCAGCTGCTTCCACCTAAGCTACTCACAATGCCCCGCCTTGGCACTTCAGCCACAACAAACCCCCCACGGCACAATGGTGCATATGCCCTGAGGCTTGGAATTGGGTTGCTTTTATGTACAAGGCTAGCTGGGCTTTTTCATCGTTGCCCTGAAGAGACACCTGTTTGCCACTCCTCTCCCTGGCTGAGTCCTCTGGCATCCATGGTGGGTGGTCGAGCCAAGAATTTGTGGTATGGAGCTTGTGTGGCGGCGCTGGTGGCCCTGTTAGCTGCCGTGCGCTTGTGGCTTCGCCGCTATGGTAATCTCAAGAGCCCCGAGCCACCCATGCTCTTTGTGCGCTGGGGACTGCCCCTAATGGCATTGGGTACTGCTGCCTACTGGGCATTGGCGTCGGGGGCAGATGAGGCTCCCCCCCGTCTCCGGGTCCTGGTCTCTGGGGCATCCATGGTGCTGCCTCGGGCTGTAGCAGGGCTGGCTGCTTCAGGGCTCGCGCTGCTGCTCTGGAAGCCTGTGACAGTGCTGGTGAAGGCTGGGGCAGGCGCTCCAAGGACCAGGACTGTCCTCACTCCCTTCTCAGGCCCCCCCACTTCTCAAGCTGACTTGGATTATGTGGTCCCTCAAATCTACCGACACATGCAGGAGGAGTTCCGGGGCCGGTTAGAGAGGACCAAATCTCAGGGTCCCCTGACTGTGGCTGCTTATCAGTTGGGGAGTGTCTACTCAGCTGCTATGGTCACAGCCCTCACCCTGTTGGCCTTCCCACTTCTGCTGTTGCATGCGGAGCGCATCAGCCTTGTGTTCCTGCTTCTGTTTCTGCAGAGCTTCCTTCTCCTACATCTGCTTGCTGCTGGGATACCCGTCACCACCCCTG GTCCTTTTACTGTGCCATGGCAGGCAGTCTCGGCTTGGGCCCTCATGGCCACACAGACCTTCTACTCCACAGGCCACCAGCCTGTCTTTCCAGCCATCCATTGGCATGCAGCCTTCGTGGGATTCCCAGAGGGTCATGGCTCCTGTACTTGGCTGCCTGCTTTGCTAGTGGGAGCCAACACCTTTGCCTCCCACCTCCTCTTTGCAG TAGGTTGCCCactgctcctgctctggcctttCCTGTGTGAGAGTCAAGGGCTGCGGAAGAGACAGCAGCCCCCAGGGAATGAAGCTGATGCCAGAGTCAGACccgaggaggaagaggagccacTGATGGAGATGCGGCTCCGGGATGCGCCTCAGCACTTCTATGCAGCACTGCTGCAGCTGGGCCTCAAGTACCTCTTTATCCTTGGTATTCAG ATTCTGGCCTGTGCCTTGGCAGCCTCCATCCTTCGCAGGCATCTCATGGTCTGGAAAGTGTTTGCCCCTAA GTTCATATTTGAGGCTGTGGGCTTCATTGTGAGCAGCGTGGGACTTCTCCTGGGCATAGCTTTGGTGATGAGAGTGGATGGTGCTGTGAGCTCCTGGTTCAGGCAGCTATTTCTGGCCCAGCAGAGGTAG
- the PIGO gene encoding GPI ethanolamine phosphate transferase 3, catalytic subunit isoform 2 (isoform 2 is encoded by transcript variant 2), with the protein MQKASVLLFLAWVCFLFYAGIALFTSGFLLTRLELTNHSSCQEPPGPGSLPWGSQGKPGACWMASRFSRVVLVLIDALRFDFAQPQHSHVPREPPVSLPFLGKLSSLQRILEIQPHHARLYRSQVDPPTTTMQRLKALTTGSLPTFIDAGSNFASHAIVEDNLIKQLTSAGRRVVFMGDDTWKDLFPGAFSKAFFFPSFNVRDLDTVDNGILEHLYPTMDSGEWDVLIAHFLGVDHCGHKHGPHHPEMAKKLSQMDQVIQGLVERLENDTLLVVAGDHGMTTNGDHGGDSELEVSAALFLYSPTAVFPSTPPEEPEVIPQVSLVPTLALLLGLPIPFGNIGEVMAELFSGGEDSQPHSSALAQASALHLNAQQVSRFLHTYSAATQDLQAKELHQLQNLFSKASADYQWLLQSPKGAEATLPTVIAELQQFLRGARAMCIESWARFSLSFLLLHLLAAGIPVTTPGPFTVPWQAVSAWALMATQTFYSTGHQPVFPAIHWHAAFVGFPEGHGSCTWLPALLVGANTFASHLLFAVGCPLLLLWPFLCESQGLRKRQQPPGNEADARVRPEEEEEPLMEMRLRDAPQHFYAALLQLGLKYLFILGIQILACALAASILRRHLMVWKVFAPKFIFEAVGFIVSSVGLLLGIALVMRVDGAVSSWFRQLFLAQQR; encoded by the exons ATGCAGAAAGCCTCAGTGTTGCTCTTCCTGGCCTGGGTCTGCTTCCTCTTCTACGCTGGCATTGCCCTCTTCACCAGTGGCTTCCTGCTCACCCGTTTGGAGCTCACCAACCATAGCAGCTGCCAAGAGCCCCCAGGCCCTGGGTCCCTGCCATGGGGGAGCCAAGGGAAACCTGGGGCCTGCTGGATGGCTTCCCGATTTTCGCGGGTTGTGTTGGTGCTGATAGATGCTCTGCGATTTGACTTCGCCCAGCCCCAGCATTCACACGTGCCTAGAGAGCCTCCTGTCTCCCTACCCTTCCTGGGCAAACTAAGCTCCTTGCAGAGGATCCTGGAGATTcagccccaccatgcccggctctacCGATCTCAGGTTGACCCTCCTACCACCACCATGCAGCGCCTCAAGGCCCTCACCACTGGCTCACTGCCTACCTTTATTGATGCTGGTAGTAACTTCGCCAGCCACGCCATAGTGGAAGACAATCTCATTAAGCAGCTCACCAGTGCAG GAAGGCGTGTAGTCTTCATGGGAGATGATACCTGGAAAGACCTTTTCCCTGGTGCTTTCTCCAAAGCTTTCTTCTTCCCATCCTTCAATGTCAGAGACCTAGACACAGTGGACAATGGCATCCTGGAACACCTCTACCCCACCA TGGACAGTGGTGAATGGGACGTGCTGATTGCTCACTTCCTGGGTGTGGACCACTGTGGCCACAAGCATGGCCCTCACCACCCTGAAATGGCCAAGAAACTTAGCCAGATGGACCAGGTGATCCA GGGACTTGTGGAGCGTCTGGAGAATGACACACTGCTGGTAGTGGCTGGGGACCATGGGATGACCACAAATGGAGACCATGGAGGGGACAGTGAGCTGGAGGTCTCAGCTGCTCTCTTTCTGTATAGCCCCACAGCAGTCTTCCCCAGCACCCCACCAGAG GAGCCAGAGGTGATTCCTCAAGTTAGCCTTGTGCCCACGCTGGCCCTGCTGCTGGGCCTGCCCATCCCATTTGGGAATATCGGGGAAGTGATGGCTGAGCTATTCTCAGGGGGTGAGGACTCCCAGCCCCACTCCTCTGCTTTAGCCCAAGCCTCAGCTCTCCATCTCAATGCTCAGCAG GTGTCCCGATTTCTTCATACCTACTCAGCTGCTACTCAGGACCTTCAAGCTAAGGAGCTTCATCAGCTGCAGAACCTCTTCTCCAAGGCCTCTGCTGACTACCAGTGGCTTCTCCAGAGCCCCAAGGGGGCTGAGGCGACACTGCCGACTGTGATTGCTGAGCTGCAGCAGTTCCTGCGGGGAGCTCGGGCCATGTGCATCGAGTCTTGGGCTCGTTTCTCTCTG AGCTTCCTTCTCCTACATCTGCTTGCTGCTGGGATACCCGTCACCACCCCTG GTCCTTTTACTGTGCCATGGCAGGCAGTCTCGGCTTGGGCCCTCATGGCCACACAGACCTTCTACTCCACAGGCCACCAGCCTGTCTTTCCAGCCATCCATTGGCATGCAGCCTTCGTGGGATTCCCAGAGGGTCATGGCTCCTGTACTTGGCTGCCTGCTTTGCTAGTGGGAGCCAACACCTTTGCCTCCCACCTCCTCTTTGCAG TAGGTTGCCCactgctcctgctctggcctttCCTGTGTGAGAGTCAAGGGCTGCGGAAGAGACAGCAGCCCCCAGGGAATGAAGCTGATGCCAGAGTCAGACccgaggaggaagaggagccacTGATGGAGATGCGGCTCCGGGATGCGCCTCAGCACTTCTATGCAGCACTGCTGCAGCTGGGCCTCAAGTACCTCTTTATCCTTGGTATTCAG ATTCTGGCCTGTGCCTTGGCAGCCTCCATCCTTCGCAGGCATCTCATGGTCTGGAAAGTGTTTGCCCCTAA GTTCATATTTGAGGCTGTGGGCTTCATTGTGAGCAGCGTGGGACTTCTCCTGGGCATAGCTTTGGTGATGAGAGTGGATGGTGCTGTGAGCTCCTGGTTCAGGCAGCTATTTCTGGCCCAGCAGAGGTAG
- the PIGO gene encoding GPI ethanolamine phosphate transferase 3, catalytic subunit isoform X2, translating into MQKASVLLFLAWVCFLFYAGIALFTSGFLLTRLELTNHSSCQEPPGPGSLPWGSQGKPGACWMASRFSRVVLVLIDALRFDFAQPQHSHVPREPPVSLPFLGKLSSLQRILEIQPHHARLYRSQVDPPTTTMQRLKALTTGSLPTFIDAGSNFASHAIVEDNLIKQLTSAGRRVVFMGDDTWKDLFPGAFSKAFFFPSFNVRDLDTVDNGILEHLYPTMDSGEWDVLIAHFLGVDHCGHKHGPHHPEMAKKLSQMDQVIQGLVERLENDTLLVVAGDHGMTTNGDHGGDSELEVSAALFLYSPTAVFPSTPPEEPEVIPQVSLVPTLALLLGLPIPFGNIGEVMAELFSGGEDSQPHSSALAQASALHLNAQQVSRFLHTYSAATQDLQAKELHQLQNLFSKASADYQWLLQSPKGAEATLPTVIAELQQFLRGARAMCIESWARFSLVRMAGGTALLAASCFICLLASQWAISPGFPFCPLLLTPVAWGLVGAIAYAGLLGTIELKLDLVLLGAVAAVSSFLPFLWKAWAGWGSKRPLATLFPIPGPVLLLLLFRLAVFFSDSFVVAEARATPFLLGSFILLLVVQLHWEGQLLPPKLLTMPRLGTSATTNPPRHNGAYALRLGIGLLLCTRLAGLFHRCPEETPVCHSSPWLSPLASMVGGRAKNLWYGACVAALVALLAAVRLWLRRYGNLKSPEPPMLFVRWGLPLMALGTAAYWALASGADEAPPRLRVLVSGASMVLPRAVAGLAASGLALLLWKPVTVLVKAGAGAPRTRTVLTPFSGPPTSQADLDYVVPQIYRHMQEEFRGRLERTKSQGPLTVAAYQLGSVYSAAMVTALTLLAFPLLLLHAERISLVFLLLFLQSFLLLHLLAAGIPVTTPGPFTVPWQAVSAWALMATQTFYSTGHQPVFPAIHWHAAFVGFPEGHGSCTWLPALLVGANTFASHLLFAGSRLPTAPALAFPV; encoded by the exons ATGCAGAAAGCCTCAGTGTTGCTCTTCCTGGCCTGGGTCTGCTTCCTCTTCTACGCTGGCATTGCCCTCTTCACCAGTGGCTTCCTGCTCACCCGTTTGGAGCTCACCAACCATAGCAGCTGCCAAGAGCCCCCAGGCCCTGGGTCCCTGCCATGGGGGAGCCAAGGGAAACCTGGGGCCTGCTGGATGGCTTCCCGATTTTCGCGGGTTGTGTTGGTGCTGATAGATGCTCTGCGATTTGACTTCGCCCAGCCCCAGCATTCACACGTGCCTAGAGAGCCTCCTGTCTCCCTACCCTTCCTGGGCAAACTAAGCTCCTTGCAGAGGATCCTGGAGATTcagccccaccatgcccggctctacCGATCTCAGGTTGACCCTCCTACCACCACCATGCAGCGCCTCAAGGCCCTCACCACTGGCTCACTGCCTACCTTTATTGATGCTGGTAGTAACTTCGCCAGCCACGCCATAGTGGAAGACAATCTCATTAAGCAGCTCACCAGTGCAG GAAGGCGTGTAGTCTTCATGGGAGATGATACCTGGAAAGACCTTTTCCCTGGTGCTTTCTCCAAAGCTTTCTTCTTCCCATCCTTCAATGTCAGAGACCTAGACACAGTGGACAATGGCATCCTGGAACACCTCTACCCCACCA TGGACAGTGGTGAATGGGACGTGCTGATTGCTCACTTCCTGGGTGTGGACCACTGTGGCCACAAGCATGGCCCTCACCACCCTGAAATGGCCAAGAAACTTAGCCAGATGGACCAGGTGATCCA GGGACTTGTGGAGCGTCTGGAGAATGACACACTGCTGGTAGTGGCTGGGGACCATGGGATGACCACAAATGGAGACCATGGAGGGGACAGTGAGCTGGAGGTCTCAGCTGCTCTCTTTCTGTATAGCCCCACAGCAGTCTTCCCCAGCACCCCACCAGAG GAGCCAGAGGTGATTCCTCAAGTTAGCCTTGTGCCCACGCTGGCCCTGCTGCTGGGCCTGCCCATCCCATTTGGGAATATCGGGGAAGTGATGGCTGAGCTATTCTCAGGGGGTGAGGACTCCCAGCCCCACTCCTCTGCTTTAGCCCAAGCCTCAGCTCTCCATCTCAATGCTCAGCAG GTGTCCCGATTTCTTCATACCTACTCAGCTGCTACTCAGGACCTTCAAGCTAAGGAGCTTCATCAGCTGCAGAACCTCTTCTCCAAGGCCTCTGCTGACTACCAGTGGCTTCTCCAGAGCCCCAAGGGGGCTGAGGCGACACTGCCGACTGTGATTGCTGAGCTGCAGCAGTTCCTGCGGGGAGCTCGGGCCATGTGCATCGAGTCTTGGGCTCGTTTCTCTCTGGTCCGCATGGCGGGGGGTACTGCTCTCTTGGCTGCTTCCTGCTTTATCTGCCTGCTGGCATCTCAGTGGGCAATATCCCCAGGCTTTCCATTCTGCCCTCTACTCCTGACACCTGTGGCCTGGGGCCTGGTTGGGGCCATAGCGTATGCTGGACTCCTGGGAACTATTGAGCTGAAGCTAGATCTAGTGCTTCTAGGggctgtggctgcagtgagctcattCCTCCCTTTTCTGTGGAAAGCCTGGGCTGGCTGGGGGTCCAAGAGGCCCCTGGCAACCCTGTTTCCCATCCCTGGGCCCGTCCTGTTACTCCTGCTGTTTCGCTTGGCTGTGTTCTTCTCTGATAGTTTTGTTGTAGCTGAGGCCAGGGCCACCCCCTTCCTTTTGGGCTCATTCATCCTGCTCCTGGTTGTCCAGCTTCACTGGGAGGGCCAGCTGCTTCCACCTAAGCTACTCACAATGCCCCGCCTTGGCACTTCAGCCACAACAAACCCCCCACGGCACAATGGTGCATATGCCCTGAGGCTTGGAATTGGGTTGCTTTTATGTACAAGGCTAGCTGGGCTTTTTCATCGTTGCCCTGAAGAGACACCTGTTTGCCACTCCTCTCCCTGGCTGAGTCCTCTGGCATCCATGGTGGGTGGTCGAGCCAAGAATTTGTGGTATGGAGCTTGTGTGGCGGCGCTGGTGGCCCTGTTAGCTGCCGTGCGCTTGTGGCTTCGCCGCTATGGTAATCTCAAGAGCCCCGAGCCACCCATGCTCTTTGTGCGCTGGGGACTGCCCCTAATGGCATTGGGTACTGCTGCCTACTGGGCATTGGCGTCGGGGGCAGATGAGGCTCCCCCCCGTCTCCGGGTCCTGGTCTCTGGGGCATCCATGGTGCTGCCTCGGGCTGTAGCAGGGCTGGCTGCTTCAGGGCTCGCGCTGCTGCTCTGGAAGCCTGTGACAGTGCTGGTGAAGGCTGGGGCAGGCGCTCCAAGGACCAGGACTGTCCTCACTCCCTTCTCAGGCCCCCCCACTTCTCAAGCTGACTTGGATTATGTGGTCCCTCAAATCTACCGACACATGCAGGAGGAGTTCCGGGGCCGGTTAGAGAGGACCAAATCTCAGGGTCCCCTGACTGTGGCTGCTTATCAGTTGGGGAGTGTCTACTCAGCTGCTATGGTCACAGCCCTCACCCTGTTGGCCTTCCCACTTCTGCTGTTGCATGCGGAGCGCATCAGCCTTGTGTTCCTGCTTCTGTTTCTGCAGAGCTTCCTTCTCCTACATCTGCTTGCTGCTGGGATACCCGTCACCACCCCTG GTCCTTTTACTGTGCCATGGCAGGCAGTCTCGGCTTGGGCCCTCATGGCCACACAGACCTTCTACTCCACAGGCCACCAGCCTGTCTTTCCAGCCATCCATTGGCATGCAGCCTTCGTGGGATTCCCAGAGGGTCATGGCTCCTGTACTTGGCTGCCTGCTTTGCTAGTGGGAGCCAACACCTTTGCCTCCCACCTCCTCTTTGCAG GCAGTAGGTTGCCCactgctcctgctctggcctttCCTGTGTGA